Proteins encoded together in one Campylobacter concisus window:
- a CDS encoding nicotinate phosphoribosyltransferase, with protein sequence MNELELKMQGKIDRLTDKTFKLDQRIGEGYFTAKYFLKVNEIIKQNLPDQHVTMQFFQRRDDIVLCGIDEVLAIINKFAKNQSELEIYALDDGDIINANEPVLKISGKYENFGFLENVIDATLTRRSCVATNSRDVIKAANGKDVFSMADRQDDICTQPGDGYASFIGGIKKVATDAQGELTGLKGGGTMPHALIQMCGGDVVKACQIYAKTFQNEQITALVDYNNDVITDALKAANALKERLGAVRVDTSKNLIDRYFEGKDTSKFDPHGVCKELIFALREALDKAGFKHVKIVVSSGFNPQKMSEFEKFNTPVDIYGVGSYLVKNDICGFTGDLVELNGKSEAKFGRKNFASDRLKRVKF encoded by the coding sequence ATGAACGAACTTGAGCTAAAGATGCAAGGCAAGATAGATAGGCTAACAGATAAGACTTTTAAGCTAGATCAAAGGATCGGCGAGGGCTACTTTACGGCGAAATATTTTCTAAAAGTAAATGAGATTATTAAGCAAAACCTGCCTGATCAGCACGTGACTATGCAGTTTTTTCAAAGGCGTGATGATATCGTGCTTTGTGGCATCGATGAGGTTTTAGCTATCATCAATAAATTTGCCAAAAACCAAAGCGAGCTTGAAATTTACGCGCTTGATGATGGTGATATCATAAATGCAAACGAGCCAGTTTTAAAGATAAGTGGCAAGTATGAGAATTTTGGTTTTTTAGAAAACGTCATCGACGCAACGCTCACTAGAAGAAGCTGCGTGGCGACAAACTCCAGAGATGTGATAAAAGCGGCAAATGGCAAGGACGTCTTTAGCATGGCTGATAGACAAGACGACATCTGCACGCAGCCAGGCGACGGATATGCTTCATTTATCGGCGGTATAAAAAAGGTCGCCACAGACGCTCAGGGCGAGCTTACAGGGTTAAAAGGTGGTGGCACCATGCCTCACGCGCTCATTCAAATGTGTGGCGGAGACGTGGTGAAGGCTTGCCAAATTTACGCTAAAACCTTTCAAAACGAGCAGATCACGGCCTTGGTTGATTACAACAACGACGTGATAACAGATGCTTTAAAGGCTGCAAATGCCCTAAAAGAGAGGCTTGGCGCAGTTAGAGTTGATACTAGTAAAAATTTGATAGATAGGTATTTTGAAGGCAAAGATACGAGCAAATTTGACCCACACGGCGTTTGTAAGGAGCTTATATTTGCCCTAAGAGAGGCACTTGATAAAGCTGGCTTTAAGCACGTCAAAATCGTCGTTAGCTCAGGCTTTAACCCACAAAAAATGAGTGAATTTGAGAAATTTAACACCCCAGTTGATATTTACGGCGTGGGAAGCTATCTTGTTAAAAATGACATTTGTGGCTTTACGGGCGATCTAGTCGAGCTAAACGGTAAAAGTGAGGCTAAATTTGGCAGAAAAAATTTCGCTTCAGATAGGCTAAAGAGAGTTAAATTTTAG
- a CDS encoding UDP-N-acetylmuramate dehydrogenase, with protein MTRLVDFSKFTSVRIGGVYEIFEVDSLEDLSSPHFLGAVMIGGGNNLLISPNPPKMAMLGKSFDYINLEICDEKICLEIGAATKSAKIYNFCKQNNIAHLEFLKNIPGTLGGLIKMNAGLLKFSISDNLTHVRLARGWVRKEEISFSYRHSGIDEAILGAKFELSSGFDASISEAISAKRANQPKGASFGSCFVNPEGHFAGALLEAVGLKGYAIGGAKFSEEHANFLINFNHASFEDATSLINLARARVLEKFGVELKTEVCIL; from the coding sequence GTGACGAGGCTTGTTGATTTTTCTAAATTTACCTCAGTTAGGATAGGCGGCGTGTATGAAATTTTCGAGGTTGATAGCCTTGAAGATCTAAGCTCGCCTCACTTTTTAGGCGCTGTGATGATAGGCGGGGGCAACAACCTTCTTATCTCGCCAAATCCCCCAAAAATGGCGATGCTTGGCAAGAGCTTTGACTATATAAATTTAGAAATTTGTGATGAGAAAATTTGTCTTGAGATAGGTGCTGCGACAAAATCCGCTAAAATTTATAACTTCTGCAAACAAAACAACATCGCTCACCTAGAGTTTTTAAAAAATATCCCAGGCACACTTGGCGGACTTATCAAAATGAACGCTGGACTGCTTAAATTTAGCATAAGTGACAACCTCACGCATGTGCGTCTGGCTCGTGGCTGGGTGAGAAAAGAAGAGATAAGCTTTAGCTACCGCCACAGCGGCATAGATGAGGCCATTTTGGGGGCTAAATTTGAGCTTTCTAGCGGCTTTGATGCAAGCATATCTGAAGCTATAAGTGCAAAAAGGGCAAATCAACCAAAAGGCGCTAGCTTTGGCAGCTGCTTTGTAAATCCTGAAGGGCACTTTGCAGGGGCATTGCTTGAGGCGGTTGGACTAAAGGGATACGCTATCGGCGGAGCGAAATTTAGCGAAGAGCACGCAAATTTTTTGATAAATTTTAACCACGCAAGCTTTGAGGACGCCACTAGCCTTATAAATTTGGCTAGAGCTAGAGTTTTAGAGAAATTTGGCGTAGAGCTTAAGACTGAAGTTTGCATTTTATAA
- a CDS encoding menaquinone biosynthesis family protein — protein sequence MHNLKTINVAHSPDADDIFMYAAVKFGWVSSKNLAFTSKALDIETLNDEALKGTYEATAISFALYPKICDEFALLRCAVSFGNGYGPKLIKLKDKQLKRNFKVALSGKNTTNALLFRIAYPEARIVYKNFLEIENAVISGEVDAGVLIHESILNFSDQLRVEREIWDIWSELNGENLPLPLGGMALRRSLPITDAIECERVLSEAVRIATSHKPFLSHMLMERNLIRVGKDELKTYLNLYANDESISMNETQLKALNKLYQIGYDKGFFEKAIDVNDYLIPTEYNEVRFS from the coding sequence TTGCACAATCTAAAAACTATAAACGTCGCTCACTCGCCGGACGCTGACGATATTTTCATGTATGCCGCGGTCAAATTTGGCTGGGTTAGCAGTAAAAATTTAGCCTTTACATCAAAGGCGCTTGATATAGAAACGCTAAATGATGAGGCGCTAAAAGGCACTTACGAGGCAACGGCGATCAGCTTTGCACTCTATCCAAAAATTTGCGATGAATTTGCGCTTTTGCGCTGTGCGGTGAGCTTTGGCAATGGATATGGTCCAAAGCTTATCAAGCTAAAAGATAAGCAGCTAAAGCGAAATTTCAAGGTCGCGCTATCTGGTAAAAACACGACAAACGCCCTACTCTTTCGCATAGCCTACCCAGAGGCAAGGATCGTTTATAAAAATTTTCTTGAGATCGAAAATGCCGTGATTAGCGGCGAGGTAGATGCTGGCGTGCTTATACATGAAAGTATCTTAAATTTCTCAGACCAGCTCCGCGTAGAGCGCGAAATTTGGGACATCTGGAGCGAGCTAAACGGCGAAAATTTACCGCTTCCACTTGGTGGCATGGCGCTTAGACGAAGCCTACCCATAACCGACGCGATCGAGTGCGAGAGAGTGCTTAGCGAGGCGGTTAGGATCGCCACTTCGCACAAGCCATTTTTATCTCACATGCTAATGGAGCGAAACCTCATCAGAGTTGGCAAAGATGAGCTAAAAACGTATCTAAATTTATACGCAAATGACGAGTCAATAAGCATGAACGAAACGCAGCTAAAAGCGCTAAATAAGCTATATCAAATAGGCTATGACAAAGGCTTTTTTGAAAAAGCTATCGACGTAAACGACTACCTAATCCCAACTGAATACAACGAAGTAAGGTTTAGCTGA
- a CDS encoding chemotaxis protein, whose product MKFIKILTILALLLTACTAANYANAFEKVGIVEDGVYRFSQNGIGVKKDLLVKVISVQNADNSRKKIISMLNIPKKSKITDFKSSDAGVIVWPFYEFEGKFITTIIVENIKKEDSDQKLLKMLELKHPFYSTLQARRKGAKDAIDVKYVLNFKEAKLVKSFQNRP is encoded by the coding sequence ATGAAATTTATAAAAATTTTAACGATTCTAGCGCTTTTACTGACCGCTTGCACCGCCGCAAACTATGCTAACGCCTTTGAAAAGGTTGGCATAGTTGAGGACGGAGTTTATCGCTTTAGTCAAAATGGCATCGGAGTCAAAAAAGACCTGCTTGTAAAGGTGATCTCCGTGCAAAATGCGGACAACTCGCGCAAAAAGATCATCTCCATGCTAAATATCCCTAAAAAGTCTAAAATTACGGACTTTAAATCAAGCGACGCAGGCGTGATAGTCTGGCCATTTTACGAGTTTGAGGGCAAATTTATAACGACAATAATCGTTGAAAATATAAAAAAAGAAGATAGCGATCAAAAACTGCTTAAGATGCTAGAACTTAAGCATCCGTTTTACTCAACGCTCCAAGCTCGAAGAAAAGGGGCTAAAGACGCCATAGACGTGAAATACGTGCTAAATTTCAAAGAGGCAAAGCTGGTAAAATCGTTTCAAAACCGCCCTTAA
- a CDS encoding molybdate ABC transporter permease subunit — MQELSWLFDPLFLSVKVVLCQGLLLIIFGLALAYFLAFNRSKFKAFAEMIVTFPLIFPPIATGFLLLYLLGKNGIIGKALNLEIVFSFKALVIAAFIASLPLFVKPVASALSSLSKSLSEAAYSLGKNKFQTAILVLFPSIAKSVTAAFILALSRGLGEVGITLILGGNIIGKTDTISLAIYNAVYDGRSDQALALSLVLVVLSFILFFIINLLEKSRI, encoded by the coding sequence TTGCAAGAGCTCTCTTGGCTATTTGATCCACTATTTTTAAGTGTAAAGGTCGTTTTGTGTCAGGGGCTTTTGCTCATTATTTTTGGGTTGGCTCTAGCTTATTTTTTAGCTTTTAACAGGTCTAAATTTAAAGCATTTGCGGAGATGATAGTCACCTTTCCTCTCATATTTCCGCCCATTGCGACGGGATTTTTACTGCTTTATCTGCTTGGCAAAAATGGCATCATCGGCAAGGCTTTAAATTTAGAGATCGTCTTTAGCTTTAAAGCACTTGTGATAGCAGCTTTCATAGCCTCGCTGCCACTTTTTGTAAAGCCAGTAGCTTCAGCGCTTAGCTCACTTTCAAAAAGCCTAAGTGAAGCAGCATACAGCCTTGGTAAAAATAAATTTCAAACAGCCATTTTGGTGCTTTTCCCAAGCATCGCAAAAAGCGTGACAGCAGCCTTTATCCTAGCGCTCTCGCGAGGGCTTGGCGAGGTTGGCATAACGCTCATTTTAGGTGGCAATATCATAGGCAAAACAGACACCATCTCACTTGCCATCTACAACGCAGTCTATGACGGCAGAAGCGATCAGGCACTCGCTTTAAGCCTTGTTTTAGTTGTGCTTAGTTTTATCTTATTTTTTATTATAAATTTGCTAGAAAAAAGTAGGATTTAA
- a CDS encoding addiction module antitoxin, producing MSEFLSEVFTLSLLFIAIGFYAIYRAKKAQSEHEKNVASYDKNLLNFAKILGVKDHIDLVKFDEILAQALKEKLIFKFNKSTSQEKFISFIKEENFKTKPQISQNSIDEAFLNLCASSLVEPFKLAILKNEDQIYGFLFEKEQLFALIDSAALLGENIIICE from the coding sequence ATGAGTGAGTTTTTGAGCGAAGTTTTTACCCTTTCACTTTTGTTTATAGCTATCGGGTTTTACGCCATTTATAGGGCTAAAAAGGCACAAAGCGAGCATGAGAAAAATGTGGCTAGTTATGATAAAAATCTGCTAAATTTTGCCAAAATTTTAGGCGTAAAAGATCACATCGACCTAGTTAAATTTGATGAAATTTTAGCCCAGGCCTTAAAAGAAAAACTAATTTTTAAATTTAATAAATCTACCTCGCAAGAGAAATTTATCTCTTTTATAAAAGAAGAAAATTTCAAAACCAAACCCCAAATTTCGCAAAATAGTATCGATGAAGCTTTTTTAAACCTTTGCGCCAGCTCGCTTGTAGAGCCATTTAAGCTAGCGATACTAAAAAACGAAGATCAAATTTATGGATTTTTGTTTGAAAAAGAGCAGCTTTTTGCTCTTATTGATAGCGCTGCGCTGCTTGGCGAAAATATTATAATTTGCGAGTAA
- the accB gene encoding acetyl-CoA carboxylase biotin carboxyl carrier protein, producing the protein MKKEDIKELIEFFNGMEMNHIKIKSGDFEVEVEKFADYCAPAKPAAQAAAPAPTPVNVVVSSEVKPAANSPKDSIKSPMVGTFYAAPSPGAAPFVKVGQRVRKGDVVGIIEAMKIMNEIEAEFDCQITEMLVSDGQPVEFGLPLFGVEKN; encoded by the coding sequence ATGAAAAAAGAAGATATAAAAGAGCTTATCGAATTTTTTAATGGTATGGAGATGAATCATATCAAGATAAAAAGTGGTGATTTTGAGGTCGAGGTAGAGAAATTTGCTGATTATTGCGCGCCTGCAAAGCCAGCGGCACAAGCAGCAGCTCCAGCGCCAACACCTGTAAATGTTGTCGTTAGCTCAGAGGTAAAACCAGCTGCAAATTCGCCAAAAGATAGCATAAAATCTCCTATGGTAGGTACTTTCTACGCTGCTCCAAGCCCAGGCGCTGCACCATTTGTAAAAGTAGGTCAAAGAGTGAGAAAAGGCGATGTAGTGGGCATCATCGAAGCTATGAAGATCATGAACGAGATCGAGGCTGAGTTTGACTGCCAGATCACTGAGATGCTAGTCTCTGACGGACAGCCAGTTGAGTTTGGATTGCCGTTATTTGGCGTGGAGAAAAATTAA
- the fliQ gene encoding flagellar biosynthesis protein FliQ yields MMQSTLVSLGVETFKIALYISLPMLLSGLIAGLIISIFQATTQINETTLSFVPKILLVVVVIIFLMPWMISMMVEFTTRMLEFIPEFIQ; encoded by the coding sequence CTGATGCAAAGTACGCTTGTCTCACTTGGAGTTGAAACCTTTAAGATCGCCCTTTATATCAGCCTTCCGATGCTACTAAGCGGACTAATAGCAGGTCTTATCATCTCCATTTTTCAAGCGACCACGCAGATAAACGAAACTACGCTAAGCTTCGTACCAAAAATTTTGCTAGTCGTCGTTGTCATCATATTTTTGATGCCTTGGATGATCTCGATGATGGTTGAATTTACCACTCGCATGCTTGAGTTTATACCGGAATTTATCCAGTGA
- the modA gene encoding molybdate ABC transporter substrate-binding protein encodes MKKFLLLMAAVFAFGNENLLVSAGGGYKKIVEAVAHNLKKDGVNIDTSFANITAIIAQAKEGKTDVIVGDEDFLKKSDLKIAEYVNLGSGALVLATKKGVKIEKIDELKTLTKIAMPDAAKTVYGKRANEFMQKANLEGELKDKILAVAGVPQVVTYILNGEVDAGFINQTELNAHKDEFGSFILIDKALYAPANIVAAKLEGCEKKADCVKFIDELKSERSKEIYAKFGIR; translated from the coding sequence ATGAAAAAATTTTTGCTTTTAATGGCAGCAGTCTTTGCATTTGGCAATGAAAATTTGCTAGTTAGCGCGGGCGGTGGATATAAAAAGATAGTCGAAGCAGTCGCGCATAATCTCAAAAAAGATGGCGTAAATATCGACACCTCTTTTGCAAACATCACAGCGATCATAGCGCAGGCAAAAGAGGGCAAAACTGACGTGATCGTGGGCGATGAGGACTTTTTGAAAAAGTCTGATCTAAAGATTGCTGAATATGTAAATTTAGGATCTGGCGCCTTGGTGCTAGCTACTAAAAAGGGCGTGAAAATAGAAAAAATTGACGAGCTAAAAACGCTTACAAAAATCGCTATGCCAGACGCGGCAAAGACTGTTTATGGCAAGAGAGCAAATGAGTTTATGCAAAAAGCAAACTTAGAGGGCGAGCTAAAGGATAAAATTTTAGCAGTTGCAGGCGTGCCACAGGTCGTTACCTATATATTAAACGGCGAGGTTGATGCTGGCTTTATCAACCAAACTGAACTAAACGCACACAAGGACGAATTTGGTAGTTTTATCTTGATAGATAAAGCTCTTTACGCTCCAGCAAACATCGTAGCTGCAAAGCTTGAAGGATGCGAGAAAAAGGCTGATTGTGTTAAATTTATAGACGAGTTAAAAAGCGAGAGATCAAAAGAAATTTACGCTAAATTTGGCATAAGATAA